A genome region from Streptomyces antimycoticus includes the following:
- a CDS encoding PucR family transcriptional regulator ligand-binding domain-containing protein — protein sequence MRLRALLENDTLGLRLLGGEGELDRTVRGVMTTDLRDPSRYLSGGELVLTGLAWRREPEDSERFVRILAAAGVAGLAAGEAELGAVPEDLVLACGRHRLPLFSVVEDVAFATITEHVVRQVSGERAGDLAAVVDRHRRLMTSGPAGGGPEVALDLLRSDLDLTAWVLSPTGRRIAGPTAAGAAAEPPAAVRAQLAGEHLAARRDGRRGPHRMTAADGMTYSLFPIHSGDTDDEVRQTVLSDWLLVVGADADEWPEERLDLLYGVTQLIAVERDRRNASRTVRRRLAQEVLELVQTGAPPAEIAARLRVAAPVLLPGLGTAPHWQVVVAKVEWGVSAAAEHGPEGGVRDGAAREGFRRDGGAVLGARVAQSLLEEILVDPAAPGPELSDRIAVAHTGDEAVALVPLPALTDGPLEGGVAHAAEGLQADALLAAVQEPLSRGLDGDGRLTLGVSAAVHSADGLRGALEEARHARRVAAARPGRVCAAGHQELASHVLLLPFVPDDVRRAFTARLLDPLREYDRRHRAELIPTLEAFLDCDGSWTRCASRLHLHVNTLRYRIGRIEQLTGRELSRLEDKLDFFLALRMS from the coding sequence ATGCGGCTGCGCGCACTGCTGGAGAACGACACCCTGGGCCTGCGCCTGCTCGGCGGCGAGGGCGAGCTGGACCGTACCGTGCGCGGCGTGATGACCACCGATCTGCGCGACCCCAGCCGCTATCTCTCGGGCGGTGAACTCGTGCTGACCGGGCTCGCCTGGCGGCGTGAGCCGGAGGACTCCGAGCGGTTCGTCCGCATCCTCGCGGCCGCCGGGGTGGCGGGGCTGGCGGCGGGCGAGGCGGAGCTGGGCGCCGTGCCCGAGGATCTGGTGCTGGCCTGCGGACGGCATCGGCTGCCGCTGTTCTCCGTGGTCGAGGACGTCGCGTTCGCCACCATCACCGAGCATGTGGTGCGCCAGGTCTCCGGCGAGCGGGCCGGGGATCTGGCGGCGGTCGTCGACCGGCACCGCCGGCTGATGACGTCCGGGCCCGCGGGCGGCGGCCCCGAGGTGGCCCTGGACCTGCTCCGCTCGGACCTGGACCTGACCGCGTGGGTGCTCTCCCCCACCGGCCGCCGGATCGCCGGGCCCACCGCCGCCGGAGCGGCCGCGGAGCCGCCCGCGGCGGTCCGCGCCCAGCTGGCGGGCGAGCATCTGGCCGCCCGGCGGGACGGGCGGCGCGGCCCGCACCGGATGACCGCCGCGGACGGCATGACGTACTCCCTCTTCCCCATCCACAGCGGGGACACGGACGACGAGGTGCGCCAGACCGTGCTGTCCGACTGGCTGCTGGTGGTCGGCGCGGACGCCGACGAATGGCCGGAGGAACGGCTGGACCTGCTCTATGGGGTCACCCAGCTGATCGCGGTCGAGCGCGACCGGCGGAACGCGTCGCGCACCGTGCGGCGCAGGCTCGCCCAGGAGGTGCTGGAGTTGGTCCAGACGGGCGCGCCGCCCGCCGAGATCGCGGCCCGGCTGCGGGTGGCCGCGCCGGTGCTGCTGCCGGGGCTCGGCACGGCGCCGCACTGGCAGGTGGTGGTGGCCAAGGTGGAGTGGGGCGTCAGCGCGGCGGCGGAGCACGGACCGGAGGGCGGGGTGCGGGACGGCGCCGCGCGAGAGGGCTTCAGGCGGGACGGCGGGGCCGTCCTCGGCGCCCGGGTGGCCCAGTCGCTGCTGGAGGAGATCCTGGTCGACCCGGCCGCGCCCGGGCCGGAGCTCTCGGACCGGATCGCCGTGGCCCACACCGGCGACGAGGCGGTGGCGCTCGTCCCCCTCCCGGCGCTCACCGACGGCCCGCTGGAGGGCGGCGTGGCCCACGCCGCGGAGGGGCTGCAGGCCGACGCGCTGCTCGCCGCCGTCCAGGAGCCGCTCTCCCGCGGTCTGGACGGCGACGGCCGGCTGACCCTCGGCGTCAGCGCCGCCGTCCACTCCGCCGACGGGCTGCGCGGCGCCCTGGAGGAGGCCCGGCACGCCCGGCGCGTCGCCGCCGCACGCCCCGGGCGGGTCTGCGCGGCCGGCCATCAGGAGCTGGCCTCGCACGTACTGCTGCTCCCCTTCGTCCCGGACGATGTGCGGCGCGCCTTCACCGCCCGGCTGCTGGACCCGCTGCGCGAGTACGACCGGCGCCACCGGGCCGAGCTGATCCCGACCCTGGAGGCGTTCCTGGACTGCGACGGCTCCTGGACGCGCTGCGCCTCCCGGCTGCATCTGCACGTCAACACGCTGCGCTACCGGATCGGCCGGATCGAGCAGCTGACCGGGCGCGAGCTGTCGCGCCTGGAGGACAAGCTGGACTTCTTCCTCGCGCTGCGCATGAGCTGA
- a CDS encoding FAD binding domain-containing protein, translating to MDFLRPAGWEEALAAKAEHPTAVPIAGGTDVMVEINFDHRRPEYLLDLTRVAELAEWEATDRTIRLGAGVPYTRIIEELRTELPGLALAAHTVGSPQIRNRGTVGGNLGAASPAGDAHPALLAAGAEVEAASVRGTRRIPVEEFFTGVKRHALEPDELIRAVHIQKADGPQQFSKVGTRNAMVIAVCAFAVALHPRTRTVRTGIGSAAPTPVRAREAEEFLGAALEEGGLWDNGAPLDPSTARRFAELCAGACRPIDDVRGSAAYRRHAVGVMARRTLGWTWEAYREGDGRTAQCA from the coding sequence ATGGACTTCCTGCGCCCCGCCGGCTGGGAGGAGGCGCTCGCCGCGAAGGCCGAGCACCCCACCGCCGTGCCCATCGCGGGCGGCACCGATGTGATGGTCGAGATCAACTTCGATCACCGGCGGCCCGAGTATCTGCTCGATCTGACCCGCGTCGCCGAACTGGCCGAGTGGGAGGCCACCGACCGTACGATCCGGCTGGGCGCGGGCGTCCCGTACACCCGGATCATCGAGGAGCTGCGGACCGAGCTGCCCGGGCTGGCGCTCGCCGCGCACACCGTCGGCTCACCGCAGATCCGCAACCGCGGCACGGTCGGCGGCAACCTCGGCGCCGCCTCGCCCGCCGGGGACGCGCATCCCGCGCTGCTGGCGGCCGGGGCCGAGGTGGAGGCGGCGTCGGTGCGCGGCACCCGGCGCATCCCCGTCGAGGAGTTCTTCACCGGGGTCAAGCGCCATGCCCTGGAGCCCGATGAGCTGATCCGGGCAGTGCACATCCAGAAGGCGGACGGTCCGCAGCAGTTCTCCAAGGTCGGCACGCGGAACGCCATGGTGATCGCGGTCTGCGCCTTCGCCGTCGCGCTCCATCCGCGCACCCGCACCGTGCGCACCGGCATCGGGTCGGCCGCGCCCACGCCCGTACGGGCCCGAGAGGCCGAGGAGTTCCTGGGCGCGGCGCTCGAGGAGGGCGGCCTCTGGGACAACGGCGCGCCCCTCGACCCGTCGACCGCCCGGCGGTTCGCCGAGCTGTGCGCCGGGGCGTGCCGCCCGATCGACGACGTACGCGGCAGCGCCGCCTACCGCCGCCACGCGGTGGGGGTCATGGCGCGCCGCACGCTCGGCTGGACCTGGGAGGCGTATCGCGAGGGAGACGGGAGGACCGCACAGTGCGCGTGA
- a CDS encoding (2Fe-2S)-binding protein, which translates to MRVNITVNGRPYEADDVWEGESLLYVLRERMGLPGSKNACEQGECGSCTVRLDGVPVCACLVAAGQAEGREVVTVEGLADHARQRSTHTAGAVRPGGPGAGRTGEPEVRPAEPEAIHSGEPGTGHPVEPEPSRPGQVAPLAPVQQAFIDAGAVQCGFCTPGLLVAADELLERTPDPSDADIREALSGNLCRCTGYEKILDAVRLAAARTGKAV; encoded by the coding sequence GTGCGCGTGAACATCACGGTCAACGGACGGCCGTACGAGGCAGATGACGTCTGGGAGGGCGAGTCCCTGCTGTACGTGCTGCGCGAGCGGATGGGGCTTCCCGGTTCGAAGAACGCCTGTGAGCAGGGTGAATGCGGTTCCTGCACGGTGCGCCTCGACGGGGTGCCGGTATGCGCCTGTCTGGTGGCGGCGGGGCAGGCCGAGGGCCGCGAGGTGGTCACCGTCGAGGGACTCGCGGACCACGCCCGGCAGCGGTCCACGCATACGGCTGGGGCCGTCCGCCCTGGGGGGCCCGGGGCAGGCCGCACCGGGGAGCCCGAGGTCCGTCCCGCGGAGCCCGAGGCCATCCACTCCGGGGAACCTGGGACGGGCCACCCCGTAGAGCCCGAGCCATCCCGCCCCGGGCAGGTTGCCCCGCTGGCCCCCGTCCAGCAGGCGTTCATCGACGCCGGCGCCGTCCAGTGCGGCTTCTGCACCCCCGGACTGCTCGTGGCCGCCGATGAGCTGCTGGAGCGCACCCCCGACCCCTCCGACGCCGATATCCGCGAGGCGCTCTCCGGCAACCTCTGCCGCTGCACCGGCTACGAGAAGATCCTCGACGCGGTCCGGCTCGCGGCCGCCCGCACCGGGAAGGCGGTCTGA
- the pucD gene encoding xanthine dehydrogenase subunit D, producing MAADRTASAPAALTQATGATRGTIGESTLRPDGTLKVTGEFAYSSDLWHEDMLWGFTLRSPHAHAAIRSIDTAAALALPGVYAVMTHDDLPAETHYGLEIRDQPVLAKDRVRYHGEPVAIVAADHPETARRAAARIAVEYEELPLVVDEATATAPGAPLLHPGRRDHHAAHAPHPNIVHRQPVLRGDVAAARARADVVVRRDYEVGMQDQAFLGPESGLAVPAEDGGVDLYIATQWLHVDRDQLAPVLGLPADKVRLTLSGVGGAFGAREDLSMQAHACLLALRTGKPVKIVYNRYESFFGHVHRHPAKLTYEHGASRDGTLLYVQCRIVLDGGAYASSSPAVVGNAASLSIGPYVVENVDVEAIALYSNNPPCGAMRGFGAVQACFAYEAQMDAVAAELGLDPVEFRQRNAMSQGATMPTGQLVDSPAPVAELLRRVKALPMPPERAWEAAGGPVDVRALPGGLSNTTHGEAVVRGVGYAVGIKNVGFSEGFDDYSTARIRLEVIGGEPVALVHTAMAEVGQGGVTVHAQIARTELGVGRITIHPADTRVGSAGSTSASRQTYMTGGAVRHTCEAVREEVLRRGRERFGASHPAWAEPARLRLADGKVVTDGGEVIGDLAGILGDEAIDLEREFRHRPTEPFDLRTGQGFGHVQYSFCAHRAVVEVDTELGLVKVVELAAAQDVGKAINPLSVVGQIQGGSTQGLGLAVMEEIVVSADGARVRNPSFTDYLIPTILDTPAMPVEVLELADDNAPYGLRGVGEAPTLSSTPAVVAAIRAATGLPLKRVPVRPEHLTGT from the coding sequence ATGGCAGCCGACCGCACCGCCAGTGCCCCCGCCGCCCTCACCCAGGCCACCGGCGCCACCAGGGGGACGATCGGCGAGTCCACCCTGCGCCCCGACGGCACCCTCAAGGTGACCGGCGAGTTCGCGTACTCCTCGGATCTGTGGCACGAGGACATGCTGTGGGGCTTCACCCTCCGCAGCCCGCACGCCCACGCCGCGATCAGGTCCATCGACACCGCCGCGGCGCTCGCCCTGCCCGGGGTGTACGCCGTCATGACCCATGACGACCTGCCCGCCGAGACCCACTACGGCCTGGAGATCCGCGACCAGCCCGTGCTCGCGAAGGACCGGGTCCGCTATCACGGCGAGCCCGTCGCGATCGTCGCCGCCGACCACCCCGAGACCGCCCGCCGCGCCGCCGCCCGGATCGCGGTGGAGTACGAGGAGCTGCCGCTGGTCGTCGACGAGGCCACCGCCACCGCACCGGGCGCGCCGCTGCTCCACCCCGGCCGCCGGGACCACCACGCCGCCCACGCCCCGCACCCGAACATCGTGCACCGCCAGCCCGTCCTGCGCGGCGATGTCGCCGCCGCCCGGGCCCGCGCCGATGTGGTGGTCCGCCGGGACTACGAGGTGGGCATGCAGGACCAGGCGTTCCTCGGCCCGGAGTCGGGGCTCGCGGTGCCCGCCGAGGACGGCGGGGTGGACCTCTACATCGCTACCCAGTGGCTGCATGTCGACCGCGATCAGCTCGCCCCCGTCCTCGGGCTGCCCGCCGACAAGGTGCGGCTGACGCTGTCGGGGGTGGGCGGGGCGTTCGGCGCGCGCGAGGACCTGTCCATGCAGGCGCACGCCTGTCTGCTGGCGCTGCGCACCGGAAAGCCCGTCAAGATCGTCTACAACCGGTACGAATCCTTCTTCGGCCATGTCCACCGCCACCCCGCCAAGCTCACCTACGAACACGGCGCGAGCCGCGACGGCACGCTGCTCTACGTCCAGTGCCGCATCGTCCTGGACGGCGGGGCGTACGCCTCCTCCTCCCCGGCGGTCGTGGGCAACGCCGCCTCCCTGTCGATCGGCCCCTACGTCGTCGAGAACGTCGACGTCGAGGCCATCGCGCTCTACTCCAACAACCCGCCCTGCGGCGCGATGCGCGGCTTCGGCGCCGTCCAGGCGTGCTTCGCCTACGAGGCGCAGATGGACGCGGTGGCGGCCGAACTCGGCCTGGACCCGGTGGAGTTCCGGCAGCGCAACGCCATGTCCCAGGGCGCCACCATGCCCACAGGACAGCTCGTCGACTCCCCGGCCCCGGTCGCCGAGCTGCTGCGCCGGGTCAAGGCGCTGCCGATGCCGCCCGAGCGCGCCTGGGAGGCGGCGGGCGGCCCCGTGGACGTACGGGCCCTGCCGGGCGGACTGTCCAACACCACCCACGGCGAGGCCGTGGTGCGCGGGGTGGGCTATGCGGTCGGGATCAAGAACGTCGGCTTCTCCGAGGGCTTCGACGACTACTCCACCGCCCGGATCCGGCTGGAAGTGATCGGTGGCGAGCCGGTCGCCCTGGTGCACACCGCGATGGCCGAGGTCGGCCAGGGCGGGGTCACCGTGCACGCCCAGATCGCCCGCACCGAGCTGGGCGTCGGCCGGATCACCATCCACCCGGCCGACACCCGGGTCGGCTCGGCCGGCTCCACCTCCGCCTCCCGCCAGACGTATATGACGGGCGGCGCCGTGAGGCACACCTGCGAGGCGGTCCGCGAGGAGGTGCTGCGGCGCGGCCGTGAGCGGTTCGGTGCCTCCCACCCCGCCTGGGCGGAGCCCGCCCGGCTGCGGCTGGCGGACGGCAAGGTGGTCACCGACGGCGGTGAGGTGATCGGCGATCTCGCCGGGATCCTGGGCGATGAGGCGATCGATCTGGAGCGGGAGTTCCGGCACCGGCCGACCGAGCCGTTCGATCTCCGCACCGGCCAGGGCTTCGGCCATGTGCAGTACTCCTTCTGCGCCCATCGCGCGGTCGTCGAGGTCGACACCGAGCTGGGGCTGGTCAAGGTGGTCGAGCTGGCGGCCGCGCAGGACGTGGGCAAGGCGATCAACCCGCTGTCGGTGGTCGGGCAGATCCAGGGCGGTTCGACGCAGGGCCTCGGGCTCGCCGTGATGGAGGAGATCGTCGTCTCGGCGGACGGGGCGCGGGTGCGCAATCCGTCCTTCACGGACTATCTGATCCCCACCATCCTGGACACCCCCGCCATGCCGGTGGAGGTGCTGGAGCTGGCCGACGACAACGCCCCGTACGGGCTGCGCGGCGTCGGCGAGGCGCCCACGCTCTCCTCGACCCCGGCCGTCGTCGCCGCCATCCGCGCGGCCACCGGCCTGCCCCTGAAGCGCGTGCCGGTACGCCCGGAGCACCTGACGGGCACCTGA
- a CDS encoding XdhC family protein: MLDIAAELHRWCEEGRDFAVATVVSVGGSAPRQPGAALAVDAEGTAVGSVSGGCVEGAVYELCQEALSTGETVRETFGYSDEDAFAVGLTCGGVIDVLVTPAPAADRRVRPVLAAAASAAADGRTTALARIVDGPPELLGGALLVRPDGGWDGTLGGHPELDRTAAAEARALLDAGRTATVVIGAEGSRCGQPVTLLAEASVPPPRMIVFGAVDFASALVRIGKFLNYHVTVCDARPVFATALRFPDADEVVVDWPHRYLEKTEVDARTVLCVLTHDAKFDVPLLERALRLPVAYVGAMGSARTHRDRLRRLREAGVGEPELALLRSPIGLDLGARTPEETALSIAGEIVANRRGGSGTPLTGARTPIHHDTRAASDRIGSVA, encoded by the coding sequence ATGCTGGACATCGCCGCCGAGCTGCACCGCTGGTGCGAGGAGGGCCGGGACTTCGCCGTCGCCACCGTGGTCTCCGTGGGCGGCAGCGCGCCCCGGCAACCCGGGGCCGCCCTCGCCGTGGACGCCGAGGGCACGGCGGTCGGCAGCGTGTCCGGCGGCTGTGTCGAGGGCGCGGTGTACGAGCTGTGCCAGGAGGCGCTGAGCACCGGCGAGACCGTACGGGAGACCTTCGGCTACTCCGACGAGGACGCCTTCGCGGTCGGCCTGACCTGCGGCGGAGTCATCGATGTCCTGGTCACCCCGGCCCCGGCGGCCGACCGCCGGGTGCGTCCCGTTCTCGCCGCCGCCGCGTCCGCCGCCGCCGACGGCCGGACGACGGCGCTGGCCCGGATCGTGGACGGCCCGCCCGAGCTGCTGGGCGGCGCCCTGCTCGTCCGCCCGGACGGCGGCTGGGACGGCACCCTGGGCGGCCACCCCGAGCTGGACCGTACGGCGGCCGCGGAGGCCCGCGCCCTGCTGGACGCCGGGCGCACCGCGACCGTGGTCATCGGCGCCGAGGGAAGCCGCTGCGGGCAGCCCGTCACCCTGCTCGCCGAGGCCAGCGTGCCGCCGCCGCGCATGATCGTCTTCGGGGCGGTGGACTTCGCGAGCGCGCTCGTGCGGATAGGGAAGTTCCTGAACTACCACGTCACGGTCTGCGACGCCCGTCCGGTCTTCGCTACCGCGCTGCGCTTCCCGGACGCCGACGAGGTGGTCGTCGACTGGCCGCACCGCTATCTGGAGAAGACCGAGGTGGACGCCCGTACGGTGCTGTGCGTGCTCACCCACGACGCGAAGTTCGATGTGCCACTGCTGGAGCGGGCGCTGCGGCTGCCCGTGGCGTACGTCGGCGCGATGGGCTCCGCCCGCACCCACCGGGACCGGCTGCGGCGGCTGCGCGAGGCCGGTGTGGGCGAGCCGGAGCTGGCCCTGCTGCGCTCCCCGATCGGCCTCGACCTCGGCGCCCGTACGCCCGAGGAGACCGCGCTGTCCATCGCCGGCGAGATCGTCGCCAACCGTCGGGGCGGCAGCGGAACGCCGCTGACGGGTGCCCGGACCCCGATCCACCACGACACCCGGGCGGCCTCGGACCGGATCGGCTCCGTCGCCTGA
- a CDS encoding glycoside hydrolase family 6 protein, translating into MRKRRKILTVSTAVVAAATLPLLISPVVSAAAREDDDDSSRIARLYAPPPDRDSYRQVARLAWRGDFRDSAGLLAMVRTPQAVWYGDESPERVERLVRRTTRSADVQGRLPVLALYNIPGRDCGSYSSGGADGLAAYEAWIDAVAEGIGDRKVLIVLEPDSLSLLPSDCADESNADQTAVEQQPAEEQPAEEQLAAEQQTAVEQQPADLPPLPDPGASTSPPAASAAQDAGQDAAQSPDAQAADAQAADPRLPASEDPAPGPAEAQEPSGLEPSASQSPAPSPPPSSPAPSPSCPRSPHPTP; encoded by the coding sequence GTGCGTAAGAGACGCAAGATTCTCACCGTGTCGACGGCCGTCGTGGCCGCCGCCACCCTGCCCCTGCTGATCAGCCCCGTGGTGAGCGCGGCCGCGCGGGAGGACGACGACGATTCCTCCCGCATCGCCCGCCTCTACGCCCCGCCCCCCGACCGGGACTCCTACCGCCAGGTGGCCCGCCTCGCCTGGCGGGGCGACTTCCGCGACTCCGCCGGGCTCCTCGCCATGGTGCGGACGCCGCAGGCGGTCTGGTACGGGGACGAGAGCCCGGAACGGGTCGAGCGGCTGGTCCGCAGGACGACGCGGAGCGCCGACGTGCAGGGGAGGCTGCCGGTCCTCGCGCTCTACAACATCCCGGGCCGTGACTGCGGCAGCTACTCGAGCGGGGGAGCGGACGGCCTCGCCGCGTACGAGGCGTGGATCGACGCCGTCGCCGAGGGCATCGGCGACCGTAAGGTGCTGATCGTCCTCGAACCCGATTCGCTGTCGCTGCTGCCCTCCGACTGTGCCGACGAATCGAACGCCGATCAGACGGCCGTCGAGCAGCAGCCCGCCGAGGAGCAGCCCGCCGAGGAGCAACTCGCCGCCGAGCAACAGACGGCCGTCGAGCAGCAGCCCGCCGATCTGCCCCCGCTGCCCGACCCCGGCGCGTCCACGTCCCCGCCTGCCGCATCGGCCGCCCAGGACGCCGGCCAGGACGCCGCGCAGTCCCCGGACGCGCAGGCCGCGGACGCGCAGGCCGCGGACCCGCGGCTCCCCGCCTCCGAGGACCCGGCGCCGGGGCCCGCCGAGGCCCAGGAGCCCTCCGGCCTCGAGCCCTCCGCATCCCAGAGCCCCGCCCCGAGCCCTCCGCCGAGCAGCCCGGCACCCTCCCCGAGCTGCCCCCGCTCCCCACACCCGACCCCGTGA
- a CDS encoding glycoside hydrolase family 6 protein — MTPDAEDVGDLDTPVVEDQETAARYSEINYAVDALTALGNASVYLDAGHAGWHSVSSIVPRLIKAGIDRATGFALNVSHYQTDPDSAWYGRLISSCLAYADEGGDPEDCADQSWSRRHARRWLHAHVPDDPGRMKHFVTDTSRNGQGPWAPRAGAHLDAQSWCNPPARGLGRRPTTRTGDALLDAALWVKTPGESDGRCLRGTDGPLDPVRGTVNPDAGEWFPEQALELVRYAEPSVKVFRRTHGR, encoded by the coding sequence GTGACCCCCGACGCCGAGGACGTGGGCGACCTGGACACCCCGGTGGTCGAGGACCAGGAGACCGCCGCCCGCTACTCCGAGATCAACTACGCGGTCGACGCCCTCACCGCGCTCGGCAACGCATCGGTGTACCTGGACGCGGGCCACGCCGGCTGGCACTCCGTCAGCAGCATCGTGCCCCGGCTCATCAAGGCCGGGATCGACCGCGCCACCGGCTTCGCCCTCAACGTCTCCCACTACCAGACCGACCCCGACAGCGCCTGGTACGGCCGGCTGATCTCCTCCTGCCTCGCCTACGCCGACGAGGGCGGGGACCCCGAGGACTGCGCCGACCAGAGCTGGTCACGGCGGCACGCCCGCCGCTGGCTGCACGCCCACGTACCGGACGACCCGGGCCGTATGAAGCACTTCGTCACCGACACCAGCCGCAACGGCCAGGGCCCCTGGGCCCCCAGGGCCGGGGCGCACCTCGACGCGCAGTCGTGGTGCAACCCGCCGGCGCGGGGCCTGGGCCGGCGCCCCACCACCCGTACGGGCGATGCGCTGCTGGACGCCGCGCTGTGGGTGAAGACGCCGGGCGAGTCGGACGGGCGGTGCCTGCGCGGCACCGACGGGCCCCTGGACCCGGTGCGCGGGACGGTCAACCCCGACGCGGGGGAGTGGTTCCCCGAGCAGGCGCTGGAGCTGGTGCGCTACGCGGAACCGTCGGTCAAGGTCTTCCGCCGGACCCACGGCCGCTGA
- a CDS encoding phosphatidylinositol-specific phospholipase C: MDRRGFLRGAAALSTAGLVTAVGGTATATAAAPPLLPAAEDWLSAIADATPVQRLTLPGTHNSGARFGGPWTECQNTTIADQLSSGIRFLDVRCRAFENAFPIHHGAFYQNLNFDDVLGACRSFLSAHPSETVLMRVKQEYSEESAAEFRRIFDTYLDDKGWRSLFRLDNTLPALGQARGRVVLLADSDNMPGVRYGDGGLFDIQDDYMAEPFGKYPKIEAQFRKAAAQPGKLFINYVSTAALLPPRSNADRLNPQVKSFLEGAEAQGWTGLGIVPMDFPNTASGLVDALVRHNPAG, from the coding sequence ATGGACCGGCGAGGGTTCCTCAGGGGCGCGGCCGCGCTGTCCACCGCGGGGCTGGTCACCGCCGTCGGCGGTACCGCGACGGCCACGGCCGCCGCGCCGCCCCTGCTGCCGGCCGCCGAGGACTGGCTGTCGGCCATCGCCGACGCCACCCCGGTCCAGCGGCTGACCCTGCCCGGCACCCACAACTCCGGCGCCCGCTTCGGCGGCCCGTGGACCGAGTGCCAGAACACCACCATCGCCGACCAGCTCAGCAGCGGCATCCGTTTTCTGGACGTCCGCTGCCGCGCCTTCGAGAACGCCTTCCCCATCCACCACGGCGCCTTCTACCAGAACCTCAACTTCGACGATGTGCTCGGCGCCTGCCGCTCCTTTCTCTCCGCGCATCCGTCGGAGACCGTGCTGATGCGGGTCAAGCAGGAGTACTCGGAGGAGAGTGCCGCGGAGTTCCGCCGGATCTTCGACACCTACCTGGACGACAAGGGCTGGCGCTCGCTGTTCCGCCTGGACAACACCCTCCCCGCCCTGGGCCAGGCCCGGGGCAGGGTGGTGCTGCTCGCCGACTCGGACAACATGCCGGGGGTGCGGTACGGCGACGGGGGGCTCTTCGACATCCAGGACGACTACATGGCGGAGCCGTTCGGCAAGTACCCGAAGATCGAGGCGCAGTTCCGCAAGGCGGCGGCCCAGCCCGGCAAGCTCTTCATCAACTATGTCTCCACCGCCGCCCTGCTGCCGCCCCGCTCCAACGCGGACCGGCTCAACCCGCAGGTGAAGTCGTTCCTGGAGGGCGCCGAGGCACAGGGCTGGACCGGGCTCGGGATCGTTCCGATGGACTTCCCGAACACCGCCTCCGGCCTGGTCGACGCCCTCGTCCGGCACAACCCGGCGGGCTGA
- a CDS encoding magnesium and cobalt transport protein CorA: MSERRRTPRPTRRYPWLRPGGANRADAAPRPAPAPPGPPRDEQQTTAADGTPREPDERSVVDAAVYRDGRRVGTPDTLAATYRRLREETGAMAWIGLYRPSEAELLSLAEEFDLHKLAIEDALEAHQRPKLERYGETLFVVLRAARYLDAPEEVDFGELHVFVGPDFVITVRHGAAPDLSVVRARMESTPELLALGPEAVLYAILDAVVDGYAPVVAGVQNDIDEIETEVFRGDPEVSRRIYELSREMVEFQRATRPLVGMLHGLMAGFDKYGTDEELQRYLRDVADHVTHTSERVDGFRSALTDILAVNATLVTQQQNAEMRALAEAGFEQNEEVKKISAWAAILFAPTLVGTIYGMNFTHMPELDWVWGYPFAIVLMAVVCVSLYVIFKRRGWL, from the coding sequence ATGTCCGAGCGCCGCCGCACCCCCCGCCCCACGAGGCGGTACCCCTGGCTGCGCCCCGGCGGGGCGAACCGGGCCGATGCCGCCCCGCGCCCCGCCCCGGCGCCCCCGGGCCCGCCGCGCGACGAGCAGCAGACCACCGCCGCCGATGGAACCCCGCGTGAGCCGGACGAGCGCAGCGTGGTGGACGCCGCGGTGTACCGCGACGGCCGCCGGGTCGGCACCCCCGACACCCTGGCCGCCACCTACCGGCGGCTGCGCGAGGAGACCGGTGCGATGGCCTGGATCGGGCTGTACCGGCCGAGCGAGGCGGAGCTGCTCTCGCTGGCCGAGGAGTTCGATCTGCACAAGCTGGCCATCGAGGACGCGCTGGAGGCCCATCAGCGGCCCAAGCTGGAGCGCTACGGCGAGACGCTCTTCGTGGTGCTGCGCGCCGCCCGCTATCTCGACGCGCCGGAGGAGGTCGACTTCGGCGAGCTGCATGTCTTCGTGGGCCCCGACTTCGTCATCACCGTCCGGCACGGCGCCGCCCCGGACCTGTCCGTGGTGCGCGCCCGGATGGAGTCCACCCCCGAGCTGCTGGCGCTGGGCCCCGAGGCCGTGCTGTACGCGATCCTCGACGCGGTCGTGGACGGCTATGCCCCGGTGGTGGCAGGGGTGCAGAACGACATCGACGAGATCGAGACCGAGGTGTTCCGCGGCGACCCCGAGGTGTCGCGGCGCATCTATGAACTCTCCCGCGAGATGGTGGAGTTCCAGCGCGCCACCCGCCCGCTGGTCGGGATGTTGCACGGCCTGATGGCGGGTTTCGACAAATACGGCACCGATGAGGAGCTGCAGCGTTATCTGCGTGACGTCGCCGACCACGTCACCCACACCAGCGAGCGCGTGGACGGCTTCCGCTCGGCCCTCACCGACATCCTCGCGGTCAACGCCACCCTGGTGACCCAGCAGCAGAACGCCGAGATGCGGGCGCTGGCCGAGGCGGGTTTCGAGCAGAACGAGGAGGTCAAGAAGATCTCCGCATGGGCGGCGATCCTGTTCGCGCCCACGCTGGTCGGCACCATTTACGGGATGAACTTCACCCATATGCCCGAGCTGGACTGGGTGTGGGGATATCCGTTCGCGATCGTGCTGATGGCGGTGGTCTGCGTCAGCCTGTATGTCATCTTCAAGCGCCGCGGCTGGCTCTGA